GGACATCGTCCAGCCGATCGCCATGGCCTTTGACGATCGTGGCCGGCTGTGGGTTGTGGAATGCTACTCGTACCCGAATTGGAGCCAGGACGGCACCGGCCGCGACCGGGTGGTGATCCTCGAAGATCGCGACCACGACGGCCGGCACGACACGCGAACCGTGTTCTTGGAGAATGGTTCCAACTTGTCGGGCATCGAACTGGGGTTTGGGGGCGTGTGGCTCTGCTCGGCGCCGAACTTGATCTTTGTGCCGGACAAGAACGGCGATGACAAGCCGGACGGGCCGGCCGAGGTGCTGCTCGACGGCTGGGACTGCGTGAAGACCAAGCACAACGTGTTTAACAGCCTGGGCTGGGGCCCCGATGGTTGGCTGTGGGGCTGTAACGGCATTCAAGCCGAGTCGCTGATCGGCCGCCCCGGCACGCCCGAGGCCGAGCGGACGGCGATGAACTGTGGCGTGTGGCGCTATCACCCGACCGACAAACGGTTCGAGGTGGTCGCCTCGGGCACGACCAACCCCTGGGGGCTTGACTGGGACGAGTACGGCGAAGCGTTCATCACCAATTGCGTGATCAAGCACCTGTTCCATGTGATTCCCGGCGCGCACTACGACCGGATGTATGGTCAGGATGTGACGCCGCACACGTACGGCTTGTTGCCCAGCTGCGCCGATCACATCCACTGGGGTGGCGGCAACTGGACCGACTCGCGCGGCGGCAAAGGTTCGCACGATGTGGCCGGTGGCGGCCACGCCCACGTCGGTTGTTGCGTCTACCTGGGGACGAATTTTCCGGCCGAGTACCGGAACAGCGTGCTGATGTGCAACCTGCACGGCAATCGGCTGAATCGTGATCTGTTAGAGCCGAACGGCTCGACCTACACCGCCAAGCACGGGCCAGACTTTCTGCACGCCCACGACGAATGGTTCCGCGGGCTGGTCGTGAAGTACGGTCCCGACGGCGGGCTGTACGTCAGCGATTGGACCGACACCGGCGAGTGCCACAACTATAAACAGGTCGATCTACGCAACGGGCGGATTTACAAGGTGGTCTACGGCACGCCGAAGTATGAAGCGGTCGATTGGGCGAAGCAGTCGTTGGCGCAATTGATGCAACTGGTGATCGACACCAACGAATGGAACTCGCGCCAGGCGAGGCTCAAGATCCAAGAGCGGGTAGCGGCGCGTAAAGTCGATCCAACCGATTGGCTGGCAGCCCTCCCCAAAGAGGCCGAACCTGAGCAAATCGAAGATCGGATCGGCTTGCGCCTGATGTGGGCCATGAGCCTGGGTGACTTGCCTTGGATGGAGATGTTGATCGGTACGGCGAACTCCACACCGCGCACCCGCGCATGGGCAGTGCGGCTAGAGACAAACCACCCGAAGATTGAAGCGGAAACGGTACGGGTGTTGACCCAATTGGCGGGCCGCGAAACGGAACCGCAGGTGCGCTTGGCGCTGGCCAGCGCGTTGCAGCGCATTCTGGTCAAGGATCGCCTGCCGCTGGCCAAGGCGATGGTCGCGCGGGCCGAGGATGCCGACGATCCCGCCTTGCCGCTAATGATCTGGTACGGCGTCGAGCCGTTGGCCGCGCAAAGCGTCGCGCAAGCCTGCGAGTTGATCGAAGCTTGTAAAATACCCCTCGTGCGTCAGAACATTGTGCGCCGGCTGGTCGAGCGCGATGAAAAGTCGCTGGCCGAGATTCTGCCGCCGCTGGTCGGTTGGCTGGCAATTCAGAAGGATGCGAACGTCGCGCGCGACGTCCTGGGAGGCATGGCCAACGCCTGGCGCGGCCGCCGCACCATGCCGATGCCCGGGGAATGGTCCAAGCTAAAGTCCGCGCCGTTCGAGCGCGATCAGTTGATCGACTGGCTCGAACTGCAGGTCGCCTCGCGATTGGGGGACGCCGAGTCACAGCATCGGCTGCTGGTCACCCTGCTGACACGCGATGCGCCGGTCGAGCGCCGCCTGCTGGCCCTGGCGATCTTGCAGGAGATTCACTACGGGCCGCTCGGCGCGAACTTGCCCCAGTTGCTCAGCGATCGGACCGTCGTGCGCGGGGCCGCGGTTCGCGCCCTGTCGGCCATCGACGATCCTGAGGTGCCGTTCCGGCTGCTGGTCGTTTACGCCGAACTCGACGACGACGAGCGGGCCGACGTGATCAATACACTTGCCTCGCGGGCCAAGTACGCGACGGTGTTGCTCGACGCCGTCACCAAGCAGCGGATCGCCAAGGGGGACGTGCCGCTGACGGTGGTTCGCCAGTTGAAGGCGTTCAAGCAGCCGGAGATCGACAAGTCGATCGAGCAGATTTGGGGCGCGCTCCGTCCGCCGTCCAAGGACAAGCAAGAGCTGAAGTCGCGCTACCAGTCGCAGCTTACGGCCGATCTGTTGGCCAAAGCCGACCTGTCGCACGGCCGGCAGTTGTTCGCGAAAAGCTGCGCGGCGTGTCACGTCTTGTTCGACACCGGCAAGCGGATTGGCCCCGAGCTGACCGGCTCGCAACGGTCGAACCTGGACTATGTGCTCGACAACGTGCTGGACCCGAGCGCGGCCGTGGCCCGCGACTATCAGATGACGCAGTTGGTGTTGAACGACGGGCGATTGCTGACCGGGATCGTCGCCGAGGAGACCGACCAGACGCTGACGCTGCAGACGACGGCTGAGCGGCTGGTGCTGGCCAAGAGTGACATCGACGAGCGGGCCCGATCGCCGTTGTCGATGATGCCCGAGGGGTTGTTCAACGCCCTGTCACCGGACGACGTGCGCGACCTGGTCGGCTACCTGGCCAGCCCGCAGCAAGTGCCGCTCCCCGATGCCCCGCCGGAGTGAGGGGATTAGCCACGGAGACACTGAGGCACGGAGGTGGGCACGGAGAGGATGGGATAAAGACCAAGCACCAATGACCAACGCCCAAGGACAAAGTGCGCTTCAATTATTGGTCATTGGGATTTGGACATTGAGGCTTTGATTGCCACTCCTAACTCTTCTCCGTGAAATACTCCGTGCCTCTGCGTCTCCGTGGCGAAGTATTTCAGTCGCGTCTTGCTCACGCTCCCTTGCGGAACTGAATATCGTGGAGCCGGCTGTAGACTTCGCAGCGGCGGATCAACTCGTCGTGCGTGCCAACGTCCAGAATGTGGCCATGATCCATGACCACAATCCGATCGGCCAGCGCCAACAGCCCAAGCCGATGGGTGATGAGTAAGGTGGTGCGGTGCTTGGTGAACTTTTCCAGCACCATCTGAATCAGCTGTTCGCTTTCCAGGTCGACCTGGCTGGTCGCTTCGTCCAGGATCAATAAGGCCGGGTCGCGCAAGATGGCCCGGGCCAGCGCGATCCGCTGGCGTTGACCACCCGACAAGCGCGCGCCGCGCGGGCCGACGATCGTTTCGTAGCCGGCGTCGAGCTTGTCGGTGATGAACTTGTGGGCGTGCGCTTGCTGGGCCGCGGCCATGACTTGGGCGTGGGTGGCGTCGGCCGAGCCGTAGCGAATGTTGTTGAAGACCGTGTCGTCGAACAAGACGGGGTCTTGGGTGACGATACCGATCTGCTGGCGCAAGTCGCGCACGCGCACCTCGCGCAGGTCAACGCCATCGAGCTTCACCGCGCCACCGGTCGGGTCGAAGAACCGCGGAATCAGGTTCAACAGCGTGCTCTTGCCGCAACCATTCGGGCCGACGATGGCCACGGTCTCGCCTGCTTCGATTTCCAGGCTGAGGTTGTGCAGCACGAGCGCGCCGGTTTCGTATTGAAACGAGACGTTGTCGAACACTAGCGCCTGGTTGTGTCGGGGCAGGGGGCGCGGACGCGCGGGATCGTCAATGGCCGGCTGGCGGTCGAGCAACTGGTAAATGCGCGTGGCCGCGGCCGAACCGCGCTGGATTCGCGCGAACACTTCCGACAGCTTGCGGGCCGGGTCGCTGGTGCCGGCCAGCAGGCTCCAGAACAGGATCAGCATACCGCGATCCAGCGGCACGTCGCACATCTTGATGCCCAGCAGGTGCGTGTGCTTGTTGATGCTCAGGTACGCGCCGGCCAGCACGGCCAGACAGATCATCGTAATGCCTAGCAACTCGATGAGCGGTCGCGTCAGCGCGTCGAGATAGGCGATCCGCATGGCGCGGAGGAAATAGTTCTTGCCGATTCGATGAAATCGCAGACGTTCCTGGCGTTCCATAGTGAAGGCCTTGACGACCTTGATCCCCTGGAACGTCTCGTCGAGGACGCCGTAGATTTGCGACATCTCTTCCATGGCGCGGCGATTGGCCCGCTTCAGGCTCTTCCCCAGCCAGCGAATGAGTAATGCGGCCGGCGGCGCGAGCACCAATGAGAAGACTAGCAACCGCCAACAGACCCAGCCGGCGCCAATCAGACAGACGATCATCTTCAACGGCTCGCGGACCAGCTTGCCGATCAGCTCGTTGATGCCTGACGCAACGCTTTCACTGTCGCTGGTGAAGCGGTTCATCAGATCGGAAGTACCTTCCTGGTTGAACCGGGCCAACTCCATGTGCAACGTGCGGCGAAAGAAGAGTGTGCGCAAGTCATAAGCCGCCAACTGCGACATCCGATCACAGAGGATCGAATGGGCCACGGTGAACAACCCTTTGATGATCGTCCCACCCAACAGAAACAGAATGGCGATCACCAGGGTCTGAAAGGCGTTGTCCGGCAGCCAGGCGTCGACGATCTCGCGATTGAACCACTCAAAGGAAGCGAGCGTGGCGCGATTGAGCGTCAGGTCGTGAGTCAGCTTGGCGGACTGAGCGTCATGACGCGCTTGTTCCGCGGGATCGTGCGCAACGGGTGCGGCGGTCAGTTCGACCTGCTGTGCTTCCTGGCCAGCAATCTCCTGACGCAACTCGGCAATCCGCTCGTCGGTCCATTGATGCGACGATTTGCCCTGGAAAGTCATTTCGACGACCGGGTAGATCGTCGTGATGTTGCTGCCCCAGAGTACGGCGATGATCAGGGCGCAGGCCACCGAGAAGGCGAAGGTCCAGCGGTGTTTGAGTGCCAGGCGCAGCGCCCTGCCGAAATCGTTCATCCGTCGCCGTTCCTGACGCATGCGGCCTTGTGAGATTCGCCCCCGCTAGCACCCACGGGGCGCAGACCGTCGCGGCCAGTGCGCCGAAAGGGGGCAAGCGTGCCAACTTGTAACAGATGCCCCCGCGCGGGCCAAGAGAACAAATTGCGTCGTGCGGTATCGCGAGCAATTTGCCGAATGCTGGCGGTTTAGTCGCCGCGGATCGTGCTAGCAGCGGTCGCTCAAACCGCTCAAGCACGCCGTCGCTAGCGTTTAAGCCGGTCCTGCCGAATCACTCAACTTTAACGACTCTGCGGACGATAACACACCGCAGGTGGTTCATTGGCGCGCACTTGCGCAGGACATCATTCAGGAATTGCGATCCATGAAACGACTCGTGTGGGCTGCTCTGATGTTGTCGCTCGTGGGACTCAACACCGGCTGTTGCCTGTTGGACCGCCTCTGTGGCGTACACCCCGGCTATCCGTTGGTGCCGGGATGCAATCGCGGTTGTGGCTCGAGCTGTGGTCCTGCCTGTGGCGGCAACTGTCAAAGCTGCCAGCAAGATGACTTTTATTCGTCGGCGCCGGTGCCGGGCAACGCCAATTCGCACGCTTGTTCTTGCGGCGCCTACGCTGGCCCATCGACTGACGATGGTTTCTACGCCGACGGCTCGGGCGGACATGGCATCCGCCAGGCTGGCCATCATCAACCGGCTTACGCCCGCAACCCGCGCGTTGCTCAGCGCTACAATGGCCCGATGACGCCGCAAGTGGTCTATCCGTACTACACCACCCGCGGCCCGCGCGACTTTTTGAATCCGAACCCGCGCGGCATTGGTCCGTGATCCGCGGCTTCGCTAGCTAACGAATGACAACAGAAGCCCAGGGGCTCGATCCCCTGGGCTTTTTTCATGCGCCCAGGCTACTCGTCGGCATAATCGTTACCACCGGCAAAGCCGAACAGGGTGCGGACGCTAGCACGTCGGCCCGTCGCACGTTGACCATATATATAGGGCGCGCTGGCGCGGACCCGCACCCTTAGCCCGCTGGCACGCGCGCCGTTATCTATGGCCTAAGTTTGAAAGCGACTTAATCCAGGAACTGCTCGGGGGTCGACCCCGGTCGGACGCGCCGCGACATTGTGCGGCGCAAGCGACAAGCGGTTCTGGCGGACCATTGGGATTGCAGCGAAATGCACGCCCCTCAGCAATCAACGCCGGCCTTCGCTGTCGACAAGCACTTGTCGACTGGGGCCGCTGCTGCGCCGGCCGCACCACAGTCGGTGTTGCCCGCGGCGCGGGTGTTGATTGTCGATCCCCAGCGCGTGCTCCGCGAACCATTGACCGCCGCGCTGGTGGGTATGAACATCGCGCCGCTGGGGTCGCGCCCCGGCGCCGCGAATGGCACGGCCCAGGCCGCGCCGGCCACGGGCTTGGGCAATAGCCCGGCCATGGCCTGTGTCGATGGCTTTGCCCAGGCTGAAACCATCGTGGCGGGCGGGCTCGCGCGCGGCGAAGCCTACAGCGTGGTGTTTGTCCACGTCCCGCTGCATCGGGCCTTTGACGTATTGCAGTCGGTGCGCCAACTCTGGCAGATCGACAGCGACTTGCAGATGGTGCTGTGCGCCGAGAGCCATGCCGAGATCGAAACGCTGATCGGTCAGTTGTTGGGCGACACCGACCGGCTGTTGCTGCTGCGGTTGCCCTTGGCGGCGATCGAGGCGCGGCAAGGCTTGTCGGCGCTGTTGTGCAAGTGGCACACGGCCCGCGACGTGCGCCGCGGCATTCAAGGGTTGCTCCGCGTGGTCGAGCAGCAGACACAAGAAGTCGTCGCCACGCGCGACCTGAGCATGTTCGCCATGGCCAAACTGGCCGAATCGCGCGACCCCGAGACCGGTCAGCACCTGGAACGGATGCGCGAATACAGCCAAATGCTAGCCATTCAACTGAGCAATGAAGGACCGTACGCCGACCTGATCGACGCCCAGTTCCTGCAAGACCTGTATCGCTCGACGCCGCTGCACGACATTGGCAAGGTGGCCATTCCAGACAACATTCTGCTCAAGCCAGGCAAGCTGACGCCGTCCGAGTTCGACATTATGAAGGGGCACGCGCTGATCGGCGCCGAAACCCTGGAAGACGTGGTGCGGCATTCCAGCTCGGGCAGTTTCATGCGGATGGCCGCCGACATTGCCAAGTATCACCACGAACGCTTCAACGGCAACGGCTATCCGCACGGGCTGCGCGGCGCCGAGATTCCGCTGGCCGCGCGGATTGTGGCTCTGGCCGACGTGTTCGACGCCCTCACCTCGCCGCGCGTGTATAAGGCGGCGTTCGATCCCGAGGTGGCGCGGCGGATGATCGAAGCCGAGTGTGGACAGCACTTCGACCCGGTGGTCGTCGAGGCGTTTCGCGTCTGCTATCCCCAGTTCCTGCCGCTGATTCCCCAGCGGAACGATGCCGCGCTTCACGCGCCGGTTCATTAAAACGCTTCTCGATTCAATGAATCGCGGCGAATCGACCAAGCCGGTGGCTGTGCCACCGATCATGGCGGCAGAGCCGCCGGCTTGGGGGATCGCACGATGCCTCTGGGCTCGCACGTTTCGGCCCGGTAAACTCACGACGTTTCTGATCGTGTCGTGAGGATTCGTGTGTGACCGAAGTTATCTGGCAACGCCCAGGCTGGATTGCTCACAGCCAAATCATGCTCGATTCGTACCGCCGTTGGGTCGGCGTCGAATTGATCGATCGGCAAGGGACCGTGGCCGAGCAGGCCGAACGGCTGTTCCGCGCGCCGCTGGTCGTGGTCTCGCACGGCGTCGAGGCCGACCCGGTGCTGAACTACGGCAACCAGACGGCCCTCGACTTGTGGGAACTGGATGTCGAGCGGTTTACGGCCACGCCGTCGCGGCTGACGGCCGAACCGATGCACCGTGACGAGCGGGCCAGGTTGCTCGAGCGGACCACGCGCGACGGCTTTGTGGACGATTACTCCGGCGTTCGCATTTCGAGCACGGGGCAACGGTTTCAGATCGATCGGGCCACGGTTTGGAACCTGGTCGACTCGGCCGGGGTACGAGTAGGGCAGGCGGCGACCTTTTCGGGCTGGCGATTTTTGTAATCTTTCGCGGCCGGCTGTAACCGGCAACCGGCGGGCGGCGTTACCACGATTGGCGCGGCAGTGCGCAGTGCGATCGCGAACCGGGGCTGCCTGATCGGCGGACACTCTGGGCATGGACCACGCCTCGATAGATTTGCGCGAATTGCTGCCGGCCGTTAGGGCGGGGGACGAGCAGGCGGCGCGGCAACTGATCGATCGGCTTTACCCGCTGGTGATCAGGATCGTCCGGGCCAACCTGCCGCGGACCATGCCGGTCGATGATTCCACGCAAGAGGTCTTCGTGCGGGTGCTGACCCGGTTGAATCAGTATCGGCCGGTCGCGCCTCTGGAACATTGGGTGGCCCGGCTGACAGTGAACGTGTGTGTCGATGCGCTGCGCAGCCGGCGGCGACGGCGCGAGCTGCGTTGGGCCGACCTGAATGTTGCCGAAGCGGCCGTCGTGGCCCAGGCGGCGCGAGCCGGCGTCGAAGGGGACGCGATGCAGGCGCTGGCGTCACGCGAGGTGGTGGACAAGTTGCTCGATACGTTGTCGGCGGACGATCGAATGATCGTCTCGCTGTTGGATTTGGAAGGGCGCTCGGTGGCCGAGGTGGCCGAACTGACCGGGCGCACCAAGGTGGGTGTCAAGGTGCGAGCCATGCGAGCACGACGCAAGCTGCGTGGCGTACTGATACGTTTGCTAGGTGTAGCAGAGCCTGTGGCGGATTCGGTGAACACCCCTCCCTTGCAGGGAGGGGCTGGGGGAGGGTAGGGGCGTCGCGCGAGATTGACGCGGGATCCTCATCCGGCGGCTTGCGCCGCCACCTTCTCCCGAGGGGAGAAGGGTTTTGTGCGGCGCCGGTTGCAGTTTTGAAGGCGAAGAACGATGACTGGGAAGAATCAAGACAACTTGAATCGGGCCGCCCAGGCCTGGCGACAACTGACGTCGGCAGCGCAGCGGCAGGCGCTGCCGGCGTCGGGGGCAGGCGATGACGCTGCGCCGGCTGATTTCGCGGCGCGGGTGCTGACTGCCGTTGCGAGCGGGCCGCGCTTGAAATTGGCAGTTCGACCACAATACGAAGCGGGACAGCAGCGACTGGTCTCGGCGGCGGCTTGGTTTGCGCTGGCGGCCTCGTTGCTGGTCTGTCTGTGGAGTTGGTCCGACTTGCAGGCGGCCTGGACGCCGCCCCCCGAGATTGCCGCGCCGCTCGATTCGCTGGAGTTGTGGCCATGATCGTCCCGTACTGGAAAACAATCGTCGGGTTGCTGGTGGTCTTCACGGCGGGACTGTTGATTGGCAGCGCGCTGACCGTCGGCGCGATCCAACGAACCGCGCGCGAGCGGATGAACCCGGACAACTGGACGCCGCGGACCTTGGACTGGCTGCGCAGCGAGGCCAAGCTGCGCCCCGATCAGGAAAGCGCCGTCCGCCCGCTCGTCGAGCGTTCGATGCAAGAGATGCGCGAGCTGCGCGACGAGTCGAGCCAGCGCTGGCGAGCCGTGGTCGGCAAGCTTTTGACCGAGGTGATGCCGCAGCTTGACGAGTCACAGCAAGAACAACTGCGCGAAGCGGTCAAACGATCGCAGGGCGAGAAACATCGCTGGCCCTACGGGGCCCCAGCGGTGGGATCTTGATATTCGTTGTAACCACAGCCGTGACGGAGTCGTTTCAGTAATAGCTAACTCAACGGACGTGCCAACGGCAAAGGAGCAGGCGATGCGACGAGGCGGAATCAGCTTAGCGGTGATTGCGACGCTGTTCATTGCGACCGTGGCAGGGGCCGATGTGCCGAAGGTCGTCTCCCAAGTCGACCAGCAAATCGCCGCGGCCTGGAAAGCGAACAACATCACGCCCGCCCTCGAGGTGGACGACGCGCGGTTCCTGCGCCGCGTGACGATCGACCTGACCGGCAGACTGCCCGAGCCGGACCAGGTGACCGAGTTTCTGAACGATTCGCGGAGCGACAAGCGCGCGCGGCTGATTGAGCGGTTGCTGGCCAGTCCCGAATACGCCGTCCACTGGGCCACTTATTGGGACAACATCCTGATGGGGCGTTTGACCCGCGAGGCCTACCTCGATCGGCCAGCGTTCCACGAATACCTGCGCGAAGGTTTTGCCGAGAACAAGCGCTGGGACAAGCTCGCTCGCGAGTTGCTGACGGCCGAGGGGTACAACACCAACCGCCAGCCGTTGAAGGGGGGCAGCCCCGGTCCCAAGGACTTGGAGAGCCGTTTCAGCCCGGCCTCGAACTGGTTCCTGCGACACTCGCGGAGCATTCCCGATCTATCGTCGGCCACGTCGAAAGTGTTTCTGGGCGTGCAGATTCAATGCGCGCAATGCCACGACCACAAGACGGAAAAGTGGACGCAGAA
Above is a genomic segment from Planctomycetota bacterium containing:
- a CDS encoding c-type cytochrome; the protein is MYVCRSIYAPIAVAIAICSTALAQDGPRPVAEAAAAITVPEGFKVTLFAGEPDIVQPIAMAFDDRGRLWVVECYSYPNWSQDGTGRDRVVILEDRDHDGRHDTRTVFLENGSNLSGIELGFGGVWLCSAPNLIFVPDKNGDDKPDGPAEVLLDGWDCVKTKHNVFNSLGWGPDGWLWGCNGIQAESLIGRPGTPEAERTAMNCGVWRYHPTDKRFEVVASGTTNPWGLDWDEYGEAFITNCVIKHLFHVIPGAHYDRMYGQDVTPHTYGLLPSCADHIHWGGGNWTDSRGGKGSHDVAGGGHAHVGCCVYLGTNFPAEYRNSVLMCNLHGNRLNRDLLEPNGSTYTAKHGPDFLHAHDEWFRGLVVKYGPDGGLYVSDWTDTGECHNYKQVDLRNGRIYKVVYGTPKYEAVDWAKQSLAQLMQLVIDTNEWNSRQARLKIQERVAARKVDPTDWLAALPKEAEPEQIEDRIGLRLMWAMSLGDLPWMEMLIGTANSTPRTRAWAVRLETNHPKIEAETVRVLTQLAGRETEPQVRLALASALQRILVKDRLPLAKAMVARAEDADDPALPLMIWYGVEPLAAQSVAQACELIEACKIPLVRQNIVRRLVERDEKSLAEILPPLVGWLAIQKDANVARDVLGGMANAWRGRRTMPMPGEWSKLKSAPFERDQLIDWLELQVASRLGDAESQHRLLVTLLTRDAPVERRLLALAILQEIHYGPLGANLPQLLSDRTVVRGAAVRALSAIDDPEVPFRLLVVYAELDDDERADVINTLASRAKYATVLLDAVTKQRIAKGDVPLTVVRQLKAFKQPEIDKSIEQIWGALRPPSKDKQELKSRYQSQLTADLLAKADLSHGRQLFAKSCAACHVLFDTGKRIGPELTGSQRSNLDYVLDNVLDPSAAVARDYQMTQLVLNDGRLLTGIVAEETDQTLTLQTTAERLVLAKSDIDERARSPLSMMPEGLFNALSPDDVRDLVGYLASPQQVPLPDAPPE
- a CDS encoding ABC transporter ATP-binding protein, translated to MNDFGRALRLALKHRWTFAFSVACALIIAVLWGSNITTIYPVVEMTFQGKSSHQWTDERIAELRQEIAGQEAQQVELTAAPVAHDPAEQARHDAQSAKLTHDLTLNRATLASFEWFNREIVDAWLPDNAFQTLVIAILFLLGGTIIKGLFTVAHSILCDRMSQLAAYDLRTLFFRRTLHMELARFNQEGTSDLMNRFTSDSESVASGINELIGKLVREPLKMIVCLIGAGWVCWRLLVFSLVLAPPAALLIRWLGKSLKRANRRAMEEMSQIYGVLDETFQGIKVVKAFTMERQERLRFHRIGKNYFLRAMRIAYLDALTRPLIELLGITMICLAVLAGAYLSINKHTHLLGIKMCDVPLDRGMLILFWSLLAGTSDPARKLSEVFARIQRGSAAATRIYQLLDRQPAIDDPARPRPLPRHNQALVFDNVSFQYETGALVLHNLSLEIEAGETVAIVGPNGCGKSTLLNLIPRFFDPTGGAVKLDGVDLREVRVRDLRQQIGIVTQDPVLFDDTVFNNIRYGSADATHAQVMAAAQQAHAHKFITDKLDAGYETIVGPRGARLSGGQRQRIALARAILRDPALLILDEATSQVDLESEQLIQMVLEKFTKHRTTLLITHRLGLLALADRIVVMDHGHILDVGTHDELIRRCEVYSRLHDIQFRKGA
- a CDS encoding HD domain-containing protein; this encodes MHAPQQSTPAFAVDKHLSTGAAAAPAAPQSVLPAARVLIVDPQRVLREPLTAALVGMNIAPLGSRPGAANGTAQAAPATGLGNSPAMACVDGFAQAETIVAGGLARGEAYSVVFVHVPLHRAFDVLQSVRQLWQIDSDLQMVLCAESHAEIETLIGQLLGDTDRLLLLRLPLAAIEARQGLSALLCKWHTARDVRRGIQGLLRVVEQQTQEVVATRDLSMFAMAKLAESRDPETGQHLERMREYSQMLAIQLSNEGPYADLIDAQFLQDLYRSTPLHDIGKVAIPDNILLKPGKLTPSEFDIMKGHALIGAETLEDVVRHSSSGSFMRMAADIAKYHHERFNGNGYPHGLRGAEIPLAARIVALADVFDALTSPRVYKAAFDPEVARRMIEAECGQHFDPVVVEAFRVCYPQFLPLIPQRNDAALHAPVH
- a CDS encoding MEKHLA domain-containing protein; protein product: MLDSYRRWVGVELIDRQGTVAEQAERLFRAPLVVVSHGVEADPVLNYGNQTALDLWELDVERFTATPSRLTAEPMHRDERARLLERTTRDGFVDDYSGVRISSTGQRFQIDRATVWNLVDSAGVRVGQAATFSGWRFL
- a CDS encoding sigma-70 family RNA polymerase sigma factor — encoded protein: MDHASIDLRELLPAVRAGDEQAARQLIDRLYPLVIRIVRANLPRTMPVDDSTQEVFVRVLTRLNQYRPVAPLEHWVARLTVNVCVDALRSRRRRRELRWADLNVAEAAVVAQAARAGVEGDAMQALASREVVDKLLDTLSADDRMIVSLLDLEGRSVAEVAELTGRTKVGVKVRAMRARRKLRGVLIRLLGVAEPVADSVNTPPLQGGAGGG